A part of Liolophura sinensis isolate JHLJ2023 chromosome 1, CUHK_Ljap_v2, whole genome shotgun sequence genomic DNA contains:
- the LOC135461502 gene encoding probable G-protein coupled receptor 139, with product MTMNLLGNQSVEEDGEFRDFYLEAQFITGLILYPITCLIGLAGNTLSIIVMSQHQMKSSTNIYLMALAISDCIKVFSDLLYFMVILLKEVNRPVGNRAYGFLYPYMHYIFNASLCISAWLVVSVAVERYVYVCHPTRVKTFCTIPRARTVSTSVFVIMSLLTIPYAMRYRTVENYDAAKQDFIYDVNLTTLWQNQTFSTAYIWLHNLLRSIIPLIVLIILNTCIIYGLRRCRLTRKRISSRHRVTIMLIFIIVVFLVCITPDAIMSTFFGFGYYEENYLARGIREITDFLLLINAATNFVLYCIFNTIFWCNFKALFVNPCKQEKRPMQFEDSAYRKMSATGRGSFCTTRKGSEKGDPV from the coding sequence ATGACCATGAATCTACTGGGGAACCAATCGGTGGAGGAAGACGGTGAGTTTCGGGACTTTTACCTGGAGGCTCAATTCATTACGGGCCTCATACTTTACCCCATTACTTGCCTCATAGGATTAGCAGGCAATACGCTCAGTATAATTGTTATGAGCCAACACCAGATGAAATCATCTACGAACATCTACTTGATGGCTCTTGCAATTTCAGATTGCATCAAAGTGTTCAGCGATCTCCTTTACTTCATGGTGATTTTGTTGAAAGAAGTCAATCGACCTGTGGGGAATAGAGCATATGGTTTTCTTTACCCATACATGCATTACATCTTTAATGCCTCTCTCTGTATCTCCGCCTGGCTGGTAGTGTCTGTGGCCGTGGAGaggtatgtgtatgtgtgtcacCCCACACGCGTTAAGACCTTCTGTACAATTCCCCGGGCACGGACCGTATCTACCTCGGTGTTTGTCATCATGAGTTTACTAACTATTCCTTACGCAATGCGATACAGGACAGTGGAAAACTATGACGCCGCCAAACAGGATTTTATTTACGACGTAAACTTGACGACTTTGTGGCAGAATCAAACCTTTTCCACAGCCTATATATGGCTTCACAACTTACTGCGGTCTATCATACCTTTAATAGTACTCATCATCCTCAATACCTGTATAATTTACGGCCTAAGGCGCTGCCGATTAACACGTAAGCGAATCTCGAGCCGTCATCGCGTCACCATCATGCTCATCTTTATTATCGTTGTCTTTCTTGTGTGCATTACTCCTGACGCCATCATGTCCACTTTTTTTGGCTTTGGCTATTACGAAGAGAACTATTTGGCGCGTGGAATACGTGAAATCACCGACTTCTTGTTGTTAATCAATGCCGCCACGAACTTTGTGCTCTATTGCATCTTCAACACTATCTTTTGGTGCAATTTTAAAGCCTTATTTGTTAACCCTTGTAAGCAGGAAAAGAGACCTATGCAGTTTGAAGATTCTGCCTACAGGAAAATGTCCGCAACCGGACGAGGGTCGTTCTGTACCACTCGTAAAGGATCAGAGAAAGGAGACCCTGTGTGA